A window of Candidatus Limnocylindria bacterium contains these coding sequences:
- a CDS encoding FAD:protein FMN transferase, translating into MESLTFNALGGECELYGINVEAAALRQGQTWITRMHDRLTRFEPNSELSRLNAAGGRWLRVSPELEALLRESLRAFDLSDGLVNVAVLPALLAAGYTRDFAAGPTARTAAPLIRPLPDVLDMRPGEARLAAGAALDLGGIAKGWLADRLAKDLGENVLVNLCGDLYARGGGTTGDGWPVGFGAKTLLLKDMGAATSGTTKRAWAGGHHLIDPRTGLPARTDLSEVSVLAATATDAEIYAKVALFLGASAAPNWLGSRSPGWSLVPTPPQRDTL; encoded by the coding sequence ATGGAGAGCCTGACCTTCAACGCGCTCGGTGGCGAATGCGAGCTGTACGGCATCAACGTCGAGGCCGCGGCACTGCGGCAGGGCCAGACCTGGATCACGCGCATGCACGACCGGCTGACGCGATTCGAGCCGAACAGCGAGCTGTCGCGACTCAACGCAGCGGGCGGTCGCTGGCTTCGAGTGAGCCCTGAGCTCGAGGCATTGCTACGCGAATCGCTCCGCGCGTTCGACCTGAGCGACGGACTCGTGAACGTCGCCGTGCTCCCTGCGCTCCTCGCCGCCGGCTATACGCGCGACTTCGCGGCGGGCCCGACGGCACGCACCGCCGCGCCGCTGATCCGTCCACTGCCCGATGTGCTCGACATGCGCCCCGGCGAGGCGCGGCTCGCAGCCGGCGCGGCACTCGACCTCGGCGGCATCGCGAAGGGCTGGCTTGCCGATCGTTTGGCAAAAGACCTCGGTGAGAACGTGCTCGTGAATCTCTGCGGCGATCTCTACGCGCGCGGCGGCGGAACGACCGGCGACGGCTGGCCGGTCGGCTTCGGCGCCAAGACGCTCCTGTTAAAGGACATGGGCGCGGCAACGAGCGGCACGACGAAACGCGCCTGGGCCGGCGGCCATCACCTCATCGATCCGCGCACCGGCCTTCCCGCGCGGACCGACCTGAGCGAAGTCTCGGTGCTTGCCGCGACCGCGACCGACGCGGAGATCTACGCCAAGGTCGCGCTGTTTCTCGGCGCGAGCGCCGCCCCGAACTGGCTCGGGAGCCGCTCGCCGGGGTGGTCGCTCGTCCCGACCCCGCCCCAGCGTGACACGCTCTAG
- a CDS encoding DUF1501 domain-containing protein encodes MVASVDKIGRREFLRAGLVFGAGAAGLAAGYAAVPDVFARAMYAAKQEKVVNDKVLVMIQLAGGNDGLQSVIPIADQTYRDMRPQLSKSADDALPISKDFGLNKNLAGTKKLWDDGKLAIVQGVGYPKPSFSHFDSIRVWETADPERRQQDGWLGKTIADNYDSAGHPLVGCACGTTGIPGALRDLEATLTVVNSQQSFKFNGGDEMEKAMGALYTSTPGIYGALFDTAVTTARDTVAQLKTSAASYTPKAQYTDNVRLAISSKNQLAAALQLAAQLIVTGTGVKILHVTLGGFDTHYTQQQRHDDLMGYFDQAVSAFYTDLAAHGMSDRVLIATWSEFGRRPKENASAGTDHGTSAPVFLIGDAVKGGLYGAAPSLTKLDTGGNLAFNVDFRSVYQEILEGHLEVDAKEVFSQSFDKLAILKA; translated from the coding sequence CGGACGTCTTCGCGCGCGCCATGTACGCCGCGAAGCAGGAGAAGGTCGTCAACGACAAGGTCCTGGTGATGATCCAGCTCGCTGGCGGCAACGACGGGCTCCAGTCCGTTATCCCGATCGCCGACCAGACCTACCGCGACATGCGGCCGCAGCTCTCGAAGTCGGCGGATGACGCGCTCCCGATCTCGAAGGACTTCGGACTCAACAAGAACCTGGCCGGAACGAAGAAGCTCTGGGACGACGGCAAGCTCGCGATCGTCCAGGGCGTCGGATATCCGAAGCCGTCGTTCTCACACTTCGACTCGATCCGAGTGTGGGAGACGGCCGATCCGGAGCGCCGCCAGCAGGACGGATGGCTGGGCAAGACGATCGCCGACAACTACGACTCCGCCGGGCACCCGCTCGTCGGATGCGCGTGTGGCACCACGGGGATCCCAGGCGCGCTCCGCGATCTCGAGGCGACGCTGACGGTGGTGAACTCGCAGCAGAGCTTCAAGTTCAACGGCGGCGACGAGATGGAGAAGGCGATGGGCGCGCTCTACACGAGCACGCCTGGGATCTACGGAGCGTTGTTCGACACTGCCGTCACGACCGCGCGCGACACGGTCGCGCAGCTGAAGACCTCGGCCGCGTCGTACACGCCGAAGGCGCAGTACACGGACAACGTGCGGCTCGCCATCTCGTCGAAGAACCAGCTCGCTGCGGCGCTGCAGCTCGCGGCCCAGCTCATCGTGACCGGCACCGGCGTGAAGATCCTCCACGTCACGCTCGGCGGTTTCGACACGCACTACACGCAGCAGCAGCGCCACGACGACCTCATGGGCTACTTCGACCAGGCCGTCTCGGCCTTCTACACAGACCTCGCGGCGCACGGCATGTCCGACCGCGTGCTCATCGCGACGTGGTCCGAGTTCGGCCGCCGTCCGAAGGAGAACGCGAGCGCGGGCACCGATCATGGCACATCGGCGCCGGTGTTCCTCATAGGCGACGCGGTGAAGGGCGGGCTGTACGGCGCGGCGCCGAGCCTCACCAAGCTCGACACCGGCGGGAACCTCGCATTCAACGTCGACTTCCGCTCCGTCTATCAGGAGATCCTCGAAGGGCACCTCGAGGTCGACGCGAAGGAAGTCTTCAGCCAGAGCTTCGACAAGCTCGCGATCCTGAAGGCCTAG